One window of Chryseobacterium indologenes genomic DNA carries:
- the lpxD gene encoding UDP-3-O-(3-hydroxymyristoyl)glucosamine N-acyltransferase, protein MEFTASQIASFIDGKIIGDENALITGVSPIENGESGHLSFIAQDRFSHFLDTSRCSVIIISEKLLEKNSYNPTLIVVKDAYLSFQILMNLYQEMQGRKEGIENGSSIHDTAVIGDKAYIGAFTYVSEKAKIGEGAQIYPHVYIGKGVKIGKNCKIDSGARIYDYCIIGDNCVIHSNTVIGGDGFGFQPTAEGFKKIPQLGNVIIEDDVEIGSNCSIDRATIGSTIIGKGTKIDNLIQIAHNVKIGQNNVIAAQAGIAGSTTIGDWNQIGGQVGVVGHIKIGNQVKIQAQSGVNSSVNDRETLYGSPAISYNDYLRSYVHFRNLPGIVNRINNLENNSKDNTNE, encoded by the coding sequence ATGGAATTTACAGCTTCGCAAATTGCAAGTTTTATTGACGGAAAAATAATAGGTGACGAGAATGCACTTATTACGGGTGTTTCACCAATTGAAAATGGGGAATCAGGACATCTTTCTTTTATAGCACAAGATAGATTTTCTCATTTCTTGGATACCTCACGATGCTCTGTTATCATCATTTCGGAAAAACTTCTGGAGAAAAATAGTTATAACCCTACCTTAATCGTTGTAAAAGATGCTTATCTTTCTTTTCAGATCCTGATGAATTTATACCAGGAAATGCAGGGAAGAAAAGAAGGTATTGAAAATGGTTCTTCCATTCACGATACGGCTGTCATAGGAGATAAAGCCTATATCGGAGCATTTACTTATGTTTCCGAGAAAGCTAAAATCGGGGAGGGGGCACAGATCTATCCGCATGTATATATAGGAAAAGGAGTGAAAATTGGTAAAAACTGTAAGATAGACAGTGGTGCCAGAATTTACGACTATTGTATTATTGGGGATAACTGTGTGATTCATTCCAATACGGTAATTGGAGGTGACGGTTTTGGTTTCCAGCCAACTGCCGAAGGTTTCAAAAAAATACCACAGCTTGGAAATGTAATTATTGAAGACGATGTTGAGATCGGCTCAAACTGTAGTATAGACAGAGCAACAATAGGCTCTACCATTATAGGAAAAGGAACCAAAATTGATAACCTGATTCAGATTGCCCACAATGTGAAAATAGGTCAGAATAATGTGATTGCAGCACAAGCAGGAATTGCAGGTTCTACTACTATTGGTGACTGGAACCAGATTGGGGGACAGGTAGGTGTCGTAGGACATATCAAAATAGGAAATCAGGTGAAGATTCAGGCCCAGAGTGGTGTGAATTCCAGCGTTAATGACAGAGAAACATTGTATGGCTCACCAGCCATCAGTTATAATGACTATTTGAGGAGTTATGTTCATTTCAGGAATCTTCCTGGAATAGTAAATAGAATAAATAATCTTGAGAATAACTCAAAAGATAATACTAATGAGTGA
- a CDS encoding porin family protein, with translation MKKLLLASALTLSALSFAQVQWNNTRFGLTAGLNYSRVANAHNPSGPRFAFQGGALALIPVGKANQFFIQPEVLYYGAGETGKDKDAKGKDGYDAVYANNYLSVPLYFKGYFSEAESEFFGMIGPRFNFLVSQDVKNPPAGRPYYDPDVTDPTQPAGVNGKAKSFNWGLGLGVGYSYKRQLEVALKYDLGLSDTYPGLVKEKGGTDKKKSEQVIALTLSYIFK, from the coding sequence ATGAAAAAACTTTTATTAGCCTCAGCTTTGACGCTTTCCGCATTATCTTTTGCACAGGTGCAATGGAATAATACAAGATTCGGTCTTACAGCAGGTTTAAACTACTCAAGAGTAGCAAATGCCCACAATCCCTCTGGCCCTAGATTCGCCTTCCAAGGTGGAGCTTTGGCTTTGATCCCCGTAGGGAAGGCAAACCAATTCTTTATACAACCTGAAGTTCTGTACTACGGTGCAGGAGAAACCGGGAAAGATAAAGATGCTAAAGGAAAAGACGGTTACGATGCAGTATATGCAAATAACTATCTGAGTGTACCACTTTATTTCAAAGGATACTTTTCAGAAGCTGAATCAGAGTTCTTTGGAATGATTGGGCCTAGATTTAACTTTTTAGTAAGTCAGGACGTAAAGAATCCTCCAGCAGGAAGACCTTACTATGATCCGGACGTTACTGATCCTACACAGCCGGCAGGAGTAAACGGAAAAGCAAAAAGCTTTAACTGGGGACTTGGATTAGGCGTAGGATATAGCTATAAGAGACAACTCGAAGTAGCTTTAAAATATGATTTAGGACTTTCTGATACTTACCCCGGTCTTGTAAAAGAGAAAGGAGGTACTGATAAGAAAAAATCAGAACAGGTTATTGCACTTACCTTAAGCTATATATTCAAATAG
- the efp gene encoding elongation factor P yields MATSNDIRKGLCIEYSNDIFKVIEFLHVKPGKGPAFVRTKLKSVTNGKVIDNTFSAGHKIDEVKVITRKFQYLYDDENGFHFMNNDDFSQLYINKEMIENAQFMKAGEEVTIILKEADETPLSAELPQSVYLDVIEADPGVKGNTATNALKNAIVETGARVMVPLFIEPGDKIKVSTEDGSYLERVK; encoded by the coding sequence ATGGCAACAAGTAACGATATCAGAAAAGGGCTGTGCATCGAATATAGCAATGATATTTTTAAAGTAATTGAGTTTCTTCACGTAAAACCAGGAAAAGGTCCTGCTTTCGTAAGAACAAAATTAAAGTCAGTGACTAACGGTAAAGTAATTGATAATACTTTCTCTGCAGGACACAAAATTGATGAAGTAAAAGTAATCACAAGAAAGTTCCAGTATCTGTATGATGATGAGAACGGATTCCACTTCATGAACAATGATGACTTCTCTCAATTATATATCAATAAAGAAATGATTGAAAACGCTCAGTTTATGAAAGCTGGTGAAGAAGTAACAATCATTTTGAAAGAAGCTGATGAGACTCCGCTTTCTGCTGAACTTCCACAGTCAGTATACCTGGATGTGATTGAAGCTGATCCGGGTGTAAAAGGAAACACTGCAACTAACGCTCTTAAAAACGCAATCGTTGAAACAGGAGCAAGAGTAATGGTTCCTTTGTTCATTGAGCCGGGAGACAAAATTAAAGTAAGCACTGAAGACGGTAGCTACTTAGAAAGAGTGAAATAA
- a CDS encoding T9SS type A sorting domain-containing protein: MKKLLLLFLFVGTFVGFSNNLKAQLREPSSITQKADDGVLLAYPNPAKDFLIIKAKDSSLRIKSVTFYSILGMQVANYTVNMNSGEINIEKLKPGKYMIRYILSDNTQKVTQIVKQ, encoded by the coding sequence ATGAAAAAACTTTTACTTTTATTTCTATTTGTAGGCACTTTTGTTGGATTTTCCAACAATTTAAAAGCTCAGCTTAGAGAGCCGAGTTCCATCACTCAGAAAGCAGATGATGGGGTGTTGCTTGCTTATCCAAATCCTGCAAAGGATTTCCTTATCATTAAGGCAAAAGATTCTTCTTTAAGAATCAAAAGTGTGACTTTTTATTCTATTTTGGGTATGCAGGTCGCTAATTATACAGTGAATATGAATTCCGGTGAGATTAATATTGAAAAATTGAAACCCGGAAAGTATATGATCCGTTATATTTTAAGTGACAACACGCAGAAAGTTACTCAAATCGTGAAACAATAA
- the lpxA gene encoding acyl-ACP--UDP-N-acetylglucosamine O-acyltransferase encodes MIHQLAAVDKRAKISKNVIVEPFTTIAGDVEIGEGTWIGPNVTIMDGARIGKNCRIFPGTVISAIPQDLKFDGEDTQVIIGDDTTIRECVTVNRGTKALGFTKIGANCLIMATSHIAHDCVIGDHVIIVNGCGIAGHVEIGDYTVMGGLSAVHQFGKIGKHVMISGGTLVRKDIPPYVKVAREPMSYAGINSVGLRRRGFTNEKIFEIQKIYRAIFQMKMNVSQAISHIEKEMLPTAERDEILQFIQNSPRGIVKGYGTGKDRE; translated from the coding sequence ATGATTCATCAATTAGCAGCCGTAGATAAACGCGCGAAAATCAGCAAAAATGTAATCGTAGAACCTTTTACTACCATTGCAGGGGATGTAGAAATTGGAGAAGGAACCTGGATTGGTCCTAATGTAACCATCATGGATGGAGCAAGGATAGGGAAAAACTGCAGGATCTTTCCTGGAACGGTAATCTCTGCAATCCCTCAGGATCTTAAATTTGATGGTGAAGATACCCAGGTAATAATTGGTGATGATACAACAATCAGAGAATGTGTTACAGTAAACAGAGGTACAAAAGCTCTGGGATTTACCAAGATAGGTGCTAACTGTCTTATTATGGCCACTTCACACATTGCTCATGACTGTGTTATCGGAGATCACGTTATCATTGTAAACGGCTGTGGTATTGCAGGACATGTGGAAATAGGAGATTACACTGTAATGGGAGGTTTATCTGCTGTGCACCAATTTGGTAAAATCGGAAAGCATGTGATGATTTCCGGGGGTACTTTGGTAAGAAAAGATATCCCGCCTTACGTAAAAGTTGCAAGAGAGCCAATGTCTTATGCTGGTATCAATTCTGTCGGTTTAAGAAGAAGAGGATTTACCAATGAGAAAATCTTTGAAATCCAGAAAATCTACAGAGCAATATTCCAAATGAAAATGAACGTTTCTCAGGCCATTTCACATATTGAAAAAGAAATGCTGCCAACGGCCGAAAGAGATGAAATTTTACAGTTTATTCAAAATTCTCCTAGAGGTATCGTAAAAGGATACGGAACCGGAAAAGATAGAGAATAA
- a CDS encoding bifunctional UDP-3-O-[3-hydroxymyristoyl] N-acetylglucosamine deacetylase/3-hydroxyacyl-ACP dehydratase — MSDMQKTLQQEITLSGIGLHTGREVKLTIKPAKENTGFVFVRTDLEGHPQVEADVNYVVATERGTTLEKLGVKITTCEHLLAALVGCDIDNAILEMDASEPPILDGSSKFFVEAIESVGVAEQGVAREYLVVKEVLTYSDPATGSEITIIPSDTYEVTTMVDFGTKVLGTQNATLKNISEFKDEISSARTFSFLHELEMLLDHGLIKGGDISNAIVYVDKDLTPETTEKLKKAFGKDNVSIRPNGILDNLNLNYPNEAARHKLLDVIGDLALAGVKIKGKVIANKPGHYVNTQFAKKLNRQWKLQKKKNVPDFDLTKEPVFDINGIMKLMPHRPPFLLIDKVLELSDSHVVGLKNVTMNEPFFVGHFPKEPVMPGVLQVEALAQTGGILVLASVPDPENYSTYFIKIDKVKFKRKVIPGDTLIFKIELIEPIRRGIVHMQGYGYVGDTVAVEAELMAQVAKNKVD, encoded by the coding sequence ATGAGTGATATGCAAAAAACACTTCAGCAAGAGATAACTCTTTCTGGAATTGGTCTTCATACGGGTAGAGAAGTAAAACTTACCATTAAACCTGCTAAAGAAAATACAGGTTTTGTATTTGTAAGAACCGACTTAGAGGGACATCCTCAGGTAGAAGCAGATGTAAATTATGTTGTAGCAACAGAAAGAGGAACTACATTAGAAAAATTAGGGGTAAAAATTACCACGTGCGAACACCTTTTGGCAGCTCTTGTAGGTTGTGATATTGATAACGCAATCTTAGAAATGGATGCCTCTGAACCACCTATTCTTGACGGATCTTCAAAATTCTTTGTTGAAGCTATTGAAAGCGTTGGTGTTGCAGAACAGGGTGTAGCAAGAGAATATCTGGTTGTAAAAGAAGTTCTTACCTACAGTGATCCGGCTACCGGTTCGGAAATCACAATCATTCCTTCAGATACTTACGAAGTAACAACAATGGTAGATTTTGGAACTAAAGTATTAGGGACTCAGAACGCCACTCTTAAAAATATTTCAGAATTTAAAGACGAAATCTCATCAGCAAGAACATTCAGCTTCCTGCATGAATTGGAAATGCTTTTAGATCACGGTTTGATCAAAGGTGGAGATATTTCCAATGCTATTGTATATGTAGATAAAGATCTTACTCCTGAAACTACAGAAAAACTAAAGAAAGCCTTTGGAAAAGATAATGTATCTATCAGACCAAACGGTATTCTTGACAATCTTAATTTAAACTATCCTAACGAGGCGGCGAGACACAAATTATTAGATGTAATTGGTGATCTTGCTTTGGCAGGGGTGAAAATAAAAGGTAAAGTTATTGCCAACAAACCGGGACACTATGTGAATACCCAGTTTGCGAAAAAACTGAACCGCCAGTGGAAATTGCAGAAAAAGAAAAACGTTCCGGATTTTGACCTGACAAAAGAACCCGTATTCGATATTAACGGAATTATGAAGCTTATGCCTCACAGACCTCCGTTCTTATTGATCGACAAAGTTCTTGAACTTTCAGACTCTCACGTGGTAGGGTTGAAAAATGTGACAATGAACGAACCATTCTTCGTTGGGCACTTCCCTAAAGAACCTGTAATGCCTGGAGTACTTCAGGTAGAAGCATTAGCACAGACAGGAGGTATTCTGGTACTGGCAAGCGTTCCGGATCCTGAGAACTATTCTACTTATTTCATCAAAATAGATAAGGTGAAATTTAAAAGAAAAGTAATTCCTGGAGATACACTTATCTTCAAGATTGAATTGATAGAGCCTATCAGAAGAGGAATTGTTCATATGCAGGGGTATGGATACGTAGGAGATACAGTAGCAGTAGAAGCAGAGCTTATGGCTCAAGTTGCAAAAAATAAAGTTGATTAA
- a CDS encoding ABC transporter ATP-binding protein — protein MLKAEHIKKTYNAGKKVALDDFSIHVPKGSIYGLLGPNGAGKTSFIRIINQITQADSGEIFINGQKLNPDHIKDIGYMPEERGLYKNMSVGDQILYFGELKGMSKSDALNEAKKWFEKLNIDQWWKKKLSELSKGMAQKIQFVVTVLHRPHLLILDEPFSGFDPVNANLIKDQIIDLKNNGTTIILSTHRMESVEEMCDYVALINNSKKIIDGRVFDVREKFKKNIFGVTLSEVNTDHFDHFKNKYDIFNLSNENNLVSFDLKNEESQNNVLLDLVQVGKVRSFDERIPSMNEVFINAVSNHP, from the coding sequence ATGCTAAAAGCTGAACATATTAAAAAGACCTACAATGCCGGAAAAAAGGTCGCCCTGGATGATTTCAGCATCCATGTTCCAAAAGGTAGTATTTATGGCCTTTTAGGACCCAACGGAGCCGGAAAAACTTCTTTTATCCGTATCATTAATCAAATTACTCAGGCAGACTCCGGAGAGATCTTCATCAACGGGCAAAAACTGAACCCTGATCATATTAAAGACATCGGCTATATGCCCGAAGAAAGAGGACTGTACAAAAACATGAGTGTTGGCGATCAGATCTTATATTTCGGGGAACTGAAAGGGATGAGTAAAAGCGATGCCCTGAATGAGGCCAAAAAATGGTTTGAAAAACTGAATATCGACCAATGGTGGAAGAAAAAGCTGTCTGAACTTTCTAAAGGGATGGCGCAAAAAATCCAGTTTGTAGTAACCGTTCTTCACAGACCGCATCTTTTAATTCTTGATGAACCTTTTTCAGGTTTCGACCCTGTAAACGCCAACTTAATCAAAGATCAGATCATCGATCTTAAAAATAACGGAACAACCATTATTCTTTCTACCCACAGAATGGAAAGTGTGGAAGAAATGTGCGATTATGTTGCTTTAATTAACAATTCTAAAAAAATCATTGACGGAAGGGTTTTTGACGTAAGGGAAAAATTCAAGAAAAATATTTTTGGAGTTACACTTTCTGAAGTCAACACAGATCATTTTGACCATTTCAAGAATAAATATGACATCTTTAATCTATCAAATGAAAATAATCTTGTTTCTTTTGACCTGAAAAATGAAGAGAGTCAGAATAATGTTCTTCTTGATCTGGTACAAGTGGGCAAAGTGAGATCATTCGATGAAAGAATTCCCAGTATGAATGAAGTGTTTATTAATGCTGTAAGTAACCATCCTTAA
- a CDS encoding ABC transporter permease — MNNIFLITKREFLTQVKKKSFIILTLLAPIMIIAFGAVIGLMFKANESHSIIEVVDKSGLFMNQLKSNDKLNYVFVSAADEKSKINNLKGNESLDGILILPELKNQNFDALEKEARLVINSKIGFDTKQQIISDISNVVKKEKIKQLGIQETQLIDLDKSFTLKTINVSDNNKEDSDLAFGVKSGLSMILMYVTFMFIIIYGVRVMRSVLEEKNNRVVEIIISSVKPFELMMGKILGVTMVALTQFLIWITMSVIGALVLNTGFSPLQKGIPGGNDEIASKLDVGQLATQISHSLLELNFPLIIFVFIVFFLLGYIFYSSIYAAIGSAVDNETETQQFTLFAILPLTLGMYGSFTLMNNPDGPLGFWLSIIPFTSPVAMIARIPFGVPAWQIALSIGLLLATTVFMIFLAGKIYRVGILMYGNKATLKELWKWIKG; from the coding sequence ATGAATAATATTTTTTTAATTACCAAAAGAGAATTTCTTACACAGGTTAAGAAAAAATCCTTCATTATATTAACGCTGCTTGCTCCTATTATGATCATTGCTTTTGGAGCTGTGATAGGGTTAATGTTTAAGGCAAACGAATCGCACAGTATTATAGAGGTGGTTGATAAGAGCGGATTATTCATGAATCAGCTGAAATCTAATGATAAACTAAATTATGTTTTTGTTTCTGCCGCGGATGAAAAATCAAAGATCAACAATTTAAAAGGAAATGAATCACTGGATGGTATTTTGATCCTTCCGGAATTGAAAAATCAGAATTTTGATGCGCTTGAAAAAGAGGCAAGGCTTGTGATCAACAGTAAAATAGGATTTGACACAAAGCAGCAAATTATTTCTGATATCAGCAATGTTGTTAAAAAAGAAAAAATCAAGCAACTGGGTATTCAGGAGACTCAGTTAATTGATCTTGATAAAAGCTTTACATTAAAGACTATTAACGTTAGTGATAATAATAAAGAGGATTCTGATCTTGCTTTCGGGGTTAAATCCGGGCTGAGCATGATCCTGATGTATGTCACCTTTATGTTTATCATTATTTATGGGGTAAGGGTAATGCGAAGTGTACTTGAGGAAAAGAACAACCGCGTTGTGGAGATCATTATTTCTTCCGTAAAACCTTTTGAGCTGATGATGGGGAAAATTTTAGGTGTAACCATGGTTGCGCTGACACAGTTTCTGATCTGGATCACGATGTCTGTAATAGGAGCACTGGTTTTAAATACTGGTTTCTCACCTCTTCAGAAAGGTATTCCGGGTGGAAATGATGAGATTGCCAGTAAACTGGATGTGGGGCAGCTTGCTACCCAGATCTCTCACAGTCTTCTGGAACTGAATTTCCCGCTGATCATTTTTGTATTCATCGTTTTCTTCCTTTTAGGGTATATTTTTTACAGTTCTATTTATGCAGCAATTGGTTCTGCAGTAGATAACGAAACAGAGACCCAGCAATTTACTTTGTTTGCAATTTTACCTTTAACATTGGGGATGTATGGAAGTTTCACCCTGATGAATAATCCTGACGGGCCATTAGGTTTCTGGCTGTCAATCATTCCGTTTACTTCACCGGTGGCGATGATTGCGAGAATCCCATTTGGAGTTCCTGCATGGCAGATTGCGCTGTCCATTGGATTATTGCTGGCAACAACTGTTTTTATGATCTTCCTGGCCGGAAAAATCTATCGTGTAGGGATATTGATGTACGGTAATAAAGCTACTTTAAAAGAGCTTTGGAAGTGGATTAAAGGATAA
- the sucD gene encoding succinate--CoA ligase subunit alpha — protein MSILVNKDSKVIVQGFTGNEGTFHAGQMIEYGTNVVGGVTPGKGGSEHLGKPVFNTVADAVEKAGANVSIIFVPPAFAADAIMEAAEAGIKVIVCITEGIPVADMVKVKSYIADRDCRLIGPNCPGIITSEEAKIGIMPGFVFKKGKVGIVSKSGTLTYEAADQVVRAGYGISTAIGIGGDPIIGTTTREALELFINDPETEAVVMIGEIGGGLEAEAARWYKASGSTKPVVGFIAGQTAPKGRTMGHAGAIVGGAEDTAQAKMEIMRENGINVVDSPADIGATVAKILG, from the coding sequence ATGTCAATTTTAGTAAACAAAGATTCTAAAGTAATTGTACAAGGATTTACAGGGAACGAAGGAACTTTCCACGCTGGTCAGATGATTGAATACGGAACAAATGTAGTAGGTGGTGTTACTCCAGGAAAAGGAGGTAGCGAGCACTTAGGAAAACCGGTATTTAATACAGTGGCTGACGCTGTTGAAAAAGCAGGAGCAAACGTAAGTATCATTTTCGTACCACCGGCATTTGCAGCAGATGCTATCATGGAAGCTGCTGAAGCAGGTATCAAAGTAATCGTATGTATTACTGAAGGTATTCCTGTAGCTGATATGGTAAAAGTAAAATCTTATATTGCTGACAGAGACTGCAGATTAATCGGACCAAACTGCCCTGGAATCATTACTTCTGAAGAAGCTAAAATTGGTATTATGCCAGGTTTCGTTTTCAAAAAAGGTAAAGTAGGTATCGTTTCAAAATCAGGTACCCTTACTTACGAAGCTGCTGACCAGGTTGTAAGAGCAGGTTACGGTATTTCTACTGCAATCGGTATTGGTGGTGACCCAATCATTGGAACAACTACAAGAGAAGCATTAGAATTATTTATTAATGATCCTGAAACTGAAGCTGTTGTAATGATCGGTGAAATCGGTGGAGGTCTTGAAGCTGAAGCTGCAAGATGGTACAAAGCAAGCGGTTCTACTAAACCGGTTGTAGGATTCATCGCTGGACAAACTGCTCCAAAAGGAAGAACAATGGGTCACGCAGGTGCTATCGTAGGTGGTGCTGAAGATACAGCTCAGGCAAAAATGGAAATCATGAGAGAAAACGGTATCAACGTTGTAGATTCTCCTGCTGACATTGGTGCTACTGTAGCAAAAATTCTAGGATAA
- the hemB gene encoding porphobilinogen synthase, which yields MIHSRNRRLRVNESIRSLVRENVLTTDDFVMPIFVMEGENKQEAIPSMPGIFRRSIDLTVKECKELFSLGVKAVNLYMKVSEHLKDNTGKEAWNKDGLMQRTIKAIKDAVPGMIVMPDVALDPYSIYGHDGIIENGKVINDATNDALARMSVSHAEAGADLVAPSDMMDGRVQVIREALEESGFTDVGIVSYAAKYASSFYGPFRSALDSAPKDDMEIPKDKKTYQMDFHNTREALNEVFKDIDEGADVIMIKPGLPYLDIVSKVREAIDLPIAVYNVSGEYAMVKAAAQNGWLDNDKTIIESLTCFKRAGADMIFTYFAKEAAILLNK from the coding sequence ATGATACATTCAAGAAATAGAAGACTTAGAGTTAATGAATCTATCAGAAGTTTGGTAAGAGAAAATGTGCTTACAACTGATGATTTTGTAATGCCGATCTTCGTAATGGAGGGCGAAAACAAGCAGGAGGCAATCCCGTCTATGCCGGGAATTTTTAGGCGGAGTATAGATTTAACGGTAAAGGAATGTAAGGAATTATTTTCTTTAGGAGTAAAAGCTGTCAATTTGTACATGAAAGTGTCAGAACATCTGAAAGACAATACAGGAAAAGAAGCCTGGAACAAAGATGGACTGATGCAGCGCACGATCAAGGCAATCAAAGATGCCGTTCCGGGAATGATTGTTATGCCTGATGTAGCCTTAGATCCTTATTCAATCTATGGACACGACGGAATCATTGAAAATGGAAAAGTTATCAATGATGCTACCAACGATGCACTGGCAAGAATGTCAGTATCTCATGCTGAAGCAGGAGCAGATCTTGTGGCACCAAGTGATATGATGGACGGAAGAGTACAGGTTATTCGTGAAGCGTTGGAAGAAAGCGGTTTTACAGATGTAGGAATTGTAAGCTATGCTGCCAAATATGCGAGTTCTTTTTACGGACCTTTCAGAAGTGCTTTAGACAGCGCTCCAAAGGATGACATGGAAATTCCGAAAGATAAAAAAACATACCAGATGGATTTCCACAATACCCGTGAAGCATTGAATGAAGTATTTAAAGATATTGACGAAGGAGCAGATGTGATCATGATCAAACCGGGACTTCCTTATCTGGATATCGTTTCCAAAGTACGTGAAGCCATTGATCTACCGATTGCGGTATACAATGTAAGTGGAGAATATGCTATGGTAAAAGCGGCTGCTCAGAACGGCTGGCTGGATAATGACAAAACGATCATTGAAAGCTTAACTTGTTTCAAAAGAGCCGGAGCAGACATGATCTTTACTTATTTTGCAAAAGAAGCTGCGATACTTTTGAACAAATAA
- a CDS encoding TM2 domain-containing protein: MENYGYTKTENAENQQSNVPYRSEKKIPAALLGILVGWLALNKFYLGYTKEGIIQLVLNVVTLGAASVIPFIEGILYLFMSDKQFDDTYVYGKKGWL; encoded by the coding sequence ATGGAAAATTACGGTTACACAAAAACAGAAAATGCAGAAAACCAGCAAAGCAACGTTCCTTACCGTTCGGAAAAGAAAATTCCTGCAGCTTTATTGGGAATTCTTGTAGGCTGGCTCGCATTAAATAAATTTTATCTGGGATATACAAAAGAGGGAATCATCCAGCTTGTTCTGAATGTTGTTACTCTAGGAGCAGCTTCTGTTATCCCTTTTATTGAAGGTATTTTATATCTTTTCATGAGTGATAAGCAGTTTGATGACACTTACGTTTACGGGAAAAAAGGTTGGTTATAA
- a CDS encoding bacteriocin-like protein: MRNLKKIERNQLKEIKGGEVIIDDPNCGTWCKGIWHPCTINHLACPPD; the protein is encoded by the coding sequence ATGAGAAATCTTAAAAAGATCGAAAGAAATCAATTGAAAGAAATCAAAGGAGGAGAAGTGATTATTGATGACCCGAATTGCGGAACATGGTGCAAGGGAATCTGGCATCCATGTACAATTAATCATTTAGCTTGTCCGCCGGACTAA
- a CDS encoding UDP-3-O-(3-hydroxymyristoyl)glucosamine N-acyltransferase yields MRFHSPQKLKTIADLIGSAFVGPEDFEVLGTNEIHMVKPGDIVFVNHPKYYDKALNSAATIILIDKEVECPEGKALLVSDDPFRDFNKINTHFTRIYNFTEELHDVEIGEGTKIHSSAVIGNNVKIGKNTLIFPNVVIGDRTEIGDNVVIQSNTVLGGDAFYYRKLNGNFDRLISVGNVIIENNVEIGNGCTIDRGVTDSTIIGEGSVLDNQIQIGHDTVIGKKCLIASQVGIAGCCIIGDEVTLWGQVGIASGNKIESGSVLLGKTGVNRDLEKGTYIGMFAEDFKTYLKKEVKLRNLK; encoded by the coding sequence ATGAGATTCCATTCTCCGCAAAAGCTTAAAACGATTGCAGATTTAATAGGCTCAGCATTTGTTGGCCCGGAAGACTTTGAAGTATTGGGAACCAATGAAATTCACATGGTAAAACCTGGTGATATCGTTTTTGTGAATCACCCCAAATATTATGATAAAGCATTAAACTCTGCAGCGACTATTATTTTAATTGATAAAGAAGTGGAGTGCCCGGAAGGCAAAGCACTTTTGGTTTCTGATGATCCTTTCAGAGATTTTAATAAAATCAATACTCATTTTACCAGAATATATAATTTCACAGAAGAACTCCATGATGTGGAAATAGGAGAGGGTACAAAAATTCACTCTTCCGCAGTAATCGGAAACAATGTGAAAATCGGAAAAAATACCCTTATTTTTCCAAATGTAGTGATCGGTGACCGCACGGAAATCGGAGATAATGTGGTTATTCAGTCTAACACTGTTTTAGGAGGTGACGCTTTTTATTACAGAAAATTAAACGGAAACTTTGACCGTCTGATTTCGGTAGGAAATGTGATCATTGAAAACAATGTAGAGATCGGAAACGGGTGTACCATTGACAGAGGTGTTACGGATTCTACCATCATTGGAGAAGGTTCTGTTTTGGATAATCAGATTCAGATAGGACATGATACTGTTATCGGGAAAAAATGCCTTATTGCGTCTCAGGTAGGAATTGCAGGATGCTGCATCATCGGAGATGAGGTAACATTATGGGGACAGGTAGGAATTGCTTCCGGAAACAAAATTGAGTCAGGATCTGTACTTTTGGGGAAAACAGGAGTAAACAGGGATCTTGAAAAAGGTACCTATATTGGGATGTTTGCAGAAGATTTCAAGACTTATCTGAAAAAAGAAGTAAAGCTGAGAAATCTCAAATAA